The following coding sequences lie in one Arachis ipaensis cultivar K30076 chromosome B03, Araip1.1, whole genome shotgun sequence genomic window:
- the LOC107630417 gene encoding ATP-dependent RNA helicase ddx24 isoform X1 encodes MVGGGSRREEAPVINSSNVFAALGSLKKKKKKPEKEQGSSKGRASSSSSTAASSAAKQQEKKEVFWAPAPLTSKSWADVDDEDDDDYYATTAPPQSVWGAPVAAAAESEPPAEQESDSEIEGLDDAEDDAEDEHENDLEVPVEPEPVVKKSREPSLSTKETEKQLSKKELKKKELEELEAVLAELGLQKEPGSQADSHGVEKVEDRNGELEKKENATGESKNAKKKKKKDKSSKEQKESQDQPDSVADGKTTTEIAGTGKAEDAPVTDVKERLKKVASVKKKKSNKEMDAGARAAASEAAARSARLAAAKKKDKATHYNQQPVR; translated from the exons ATGGTGGGAGGAGGGAGTAGGAGGGAGGAGGCGCCGGTCATAAACAGCTCCAACGTGTTCGCAGCGCTCGGAAGcctcaagaagaagaagaagaagcctgAGAAGGAACAGGGTTCATCCAAGGGGAGAGCCTCCTCGTCCTCTTCCACCGCCGCTTCCTCCGCCGCAAAACAGCAGGAGAAAAAGGAGGTTTTCTGGGCCCCGGCGCCACTCACGTCGAAGTCATGGGCTGACGTTGACGACGAGGATGATGACGACTACTACGCCACCACCGCTCCACCTCAATCCGTTTGGGGCGCccctgttgctgctgctgctgaatCCGAGCCCCCTGCTGAG CAGGAAAGCGATAGTGAGATAGAAGGCCTTGATGATGCTGAAGATGATGCTGAGGATGAACATGAAAATGATTTAGAAGTGCCAGTAGAACCTGAACCTGTTGTTAAGAAGTCTCGTGAACCCTCATTGTCTACCAAGGAAACTGAAAAGCAACTTTCGAAGAAGGAATTGAAGAAAAAAGAGCTTGAGGAGCTTGAAGCTGTTTTAGCAGAGCTAGGATTGCAAAAAGAACCCGGAAGCCAGGCTGACTCCCATG GTGTTGAGAAGGTAGAGGATCGCAATGGTGAGTTAGAAAAGAAGGAGAATGCCACCGGTGAAAGCAAAaatgcaaagaagaagaagaagaaggacaaaTCTTCAAAGGAGCAGAAAGAATCGCAAGACCAGCCTGATTCTGTGGCTGATGGAAAGACAACTACTGAAATTGCTGGAACGGGGAAGGCAGAGGATGCACCTGTAACCGACGTGAAAGAGCGACTTAAGAAAGTTGCTTCTGTGAAGAAGAAAAAATCAAATAAGGAGATGGATGCTGGTGCAAGGGCTGCTGCTAGTGAGGCTGCTGCTAGGAGTGCAAGGCTTGCCGCGGCAAAGAAAAAAGATAAGGCGACTCACTACAATCAGCAGCCTGTGCGGTAA
- the LOC107630419 gene encoding high mobility group nucleosome-binding domain-containing protein 5, whose protein sequence is MVGGGIRRDEAPVINSTNVFAALGSLKKKKKKPEKDQQGSSKGRGATAEAKSEKKEVFWAPAPLTAKSWADVDDEDDDDYYATTAPPQAVWASSTAAPSASVTAAEAAGEESESEIEGLDDVEDEAEDEHENSSEVHVEAEPVLKRPPEPSPATKETERQLSKKELKKKELEELEAVLVELGLQKEPSGQDDSHGAEKKEDDRNGEVEKKENAAGESKSAKKKKKKDKSSKEQKEPQDQPDGVDANNATSETAGSEKADDASSTDVKERLKKVASMKKKKSSKEMDAAARAAASEAAARSARLAAAKKKEKAHYNQQPVR, encoded by the exons ATGGTGGGTGGAGGTATCAGGAGAGACGAGGCGCCGGTCATAAACAGCACCAACGTGTTCGCCGCCCTCGGAAGcctcaagaagaagaagaagaagcctgAGAAGGACCAACAGGGTTCTTCCAAGGGAAGAGGCGCCACGGCAGAGGCGAAATCCGAGAAGAAGGAGGTTTTCTGGGCTCCGGCTCCTCTCACCGCCAAGTCTTGGGCTGATGTTGATGACGAAGACGATGACGACTACTATGCAACCACTGCACCTCCTCAGGCCGTTTGGGCTTCATCCACTGCTGCTCCCTCAGCTTCGGTGACTGCGGCCGAGGCCGCCGGAGAG GAAAGTGAGAGTGAGATAGAAGGTCTTGATGATGTGGAAGATGAAGCTGAGGATGAACATGAAAATAGCTCAGAAGTGCATGTAGAAGCTGAGCCTGTTCTTAAAAGACCTCCTGAACCTTCGCCAGCTACCAAAGAAACTGAAAGGCAACTTTCAAAGAAGGAATTGAAGAAAAAAGAGCTTGAAGAGCTTGAAGCTGTTTTGGTTGAGCTAGGATTACAAAAGGAACCCAGTGGTCAGGATGACTCCCATG GTGCTGAGAAGAAGGAAGATGATCGCAACGGAGAGgtggagaagaaggagaatgctGCTGGGGAAAGCAAAAgtgcaaaaaagaagaaaaagaaggataaaTCTTCAAAGGAACAGAAAGAACCACAAGACCAGCCTGATGGCGTGGATGCCAATAATGCAACTTCTGAGACTGCAGGATCTGAGAAGGCCGATGATGCATCGTCAACTGATGTCAAAGAGCGGCTTAAGAAAGTTGCCtctatgaagaagaaaaagtcaaGCAAGGAGATGGATGCGGCTGCACGGGCAGCTGCTAGTGAGGCTGCTGCACGGAGTGCAAGGCTTGCCGCAGCCAAGAAAAAAGAGAAGGCACACTACAATCAGCAGCCGGTTCGGTAA
- the LOC107630417 gene encoding 46 kDa FK506-binding nuclear protein isoform X2 → MVGGGSRREEAPVINSSNVFAALGSLKKKKKKPEKEQGSSKGRASSSSSTAASSAAKQQEKKEVFWAPAPLTSKSWADVDDEDDDDYYATTAPPQSVWGAPVAAAAESEPPAEESDSEIEGLDDAEDDAEDEHENDLEVPVEPEPVVKKSREPSLSTKETEKQLSKKELKKKELEELEAVLAELGLQKEPGSQADSHGVEKVEDRNGELEKKENATGESKNAKKKKKKDKSSKEQKESQDQPDSVADGKTTTEIAGTGKAEDAPVTDVKERLKKVASVKKKKSNKEMDAGARAAASEAAARSARLAAAKKKDKATHYNQQPVR, encoded by the exons ATGGTGGGAGGAGGGAGTAGGAGGGAGGAGGCGCCGGTCATAAACAGCTCCAACGTGTTCGCAGCGCTCGGAAGcctcaagaagaagaagaagaagcctgAGAAGGAACAGGGTTCATCCAAGGGGAGAGCCTCCTCGTCCTCTTCCACCGCCGCTTCCTCCGCCGCAAAACAGCAGGAGAAAAAGGAGGTTTTCTGGGCCCCGGCGCCACTCACGTCGAAGTCATGGGCTGACGTTGACGACGAGGATGATGACGACTACTACGCCACCACCGCTCCACCTCAATCCGTTTGGGGCGCccctgttgctgctgctgctgaatCCGAGCCCCCTGCTGAG GAAAGCGATAGTGAGATAGAAGGCCTTGATGATGCTGAAGATGATGCTGAGGATGAACATGAAAATGATTTAGAAGTGCCAGTAGAACCTGAACCTGTTGTTAAGAAGTCTCGTGAACCCTCATTGTCTACCAAGGAAACTGAAAAGCAACTTTCGAAGAAGGAATTGAAGAAAAAAGAGCTTGAGGAGCTTGAAGCTGTTTTAGCAGAGCTAGGATTGCAAAAAGAACCCGGAAGCCAGGCTGACTCCCATG GTGTTGAGAAGGTAGAGGATCGCAATGGTGAGTTAGAAAAGAAGGAGAATGCCACCGGTGAAAGCAAAaatgcaaagaagaagaagaagaaggacaaaTCTTCAAAGGAGCAGAAAGAATCGCAAGACCAGCCTGATTCTGTGGCTGATGGAAAGACAACTACTGAAATTGCTGGAACGGGGAAGGCAGAGGATGCACCTGTAACCGACGTGAAAGAGCGACTTAAGAAAGTTGCTTCTGTGAAGAAGAAAAAATCAAATAAGGAGATGGATGCTGGTGCAAGGGCTGCTGCTAGTGAGGCTGCTGCTAGGAGTGCAAGGCTTGCCGCGGCAAAGAAAAAAGATAAGGCGACTCACTACAATCAGCAGCCTGTGCGGTAA